A portion of the Edaphobacter lichenicola genome contains these proteins:
- a CDS encoding LemA family protein — protein sequence MKSLWIVLGVVALLIVVLLFVGGSYIGAKNTLVQKNEAVNQAFSQVNVVQQRRLDLIPNLVASVKGYVAEESTILTNIANARAGVLAAGSDHASNINANAKLDVALGPFFRLQEQYPNLKGNEQFTRLTDELAGTENRIAVERQRYNKTLQDYNTYVQQFPNSIWANFAGFHYRDEYFKGNPENSVAPKVDFSK from the coding sequence ATGAAATCTTTATGGATTGTGCTTGGCGTCGTAGCTCTTCTCATCGTTGTTCTGCTTTTTGTTGGAGGCAGCTACATCGGCGCGAAGAACACGCTGGTGCAGAAGAATGAGGCTGTCAATCAGGCCTTCTCGCAGGTCAATGTCGTGCAGCAGCGAAGGCTTGACCTCATCCCGAACCTTGTCGCGTCGGTGAAGGGTTATGTCGCCGAAGAGTCGACGATCTTAACGAATATCGCCAATGCGCGTGCTGGCGTCCTTGCTGCAGGCAGCGACCATGCCAGCAACATCAACGCCAACGCCAAACTGGATGTGGCTCTCGGGCCGTTCTTTCGCCTGCAGGAGCAGTATCCCAATCTGAAAGGCAACGAACAGTTCACCCGCCTGACTGACGAACTGGCAGGAACGGAAAATCGCATCGCTGTTGAACGTCAGCGCTACAACAAGACGCTTCAGGACTACAACACTTACGTGCAGCAGTTCCCCAACAGCATCTGGGCCAACTTTGCAGGCTTTCACTACAGGGACGAGTACTTCAAGGGCAATCCGGAGAACAGCGTCGCGCCGAAGGTCGACTTCTCGAAGTAG
- a CDS encoding MFS transporter codes for MAATRESFWGSSLLKRGTVAPSIGLMHYGLMLAGLGTALLGPILPLLAKQWAMADSQSGLLMMAKFCGAFLGGVTVSTRLRQSLLIGLLGGAFGFGGFAVAPSMTVGCVALFVGGFGLGQIITSVNILAGRRFTEHRGSALALLNFSFSLGAMLSALLAAWLLPRFTLRSVLAGFAMLFVAGIAVFSVQMRMDVSATEEVSVAALEAIPQSGLSRRLYVYFACLLVLYGGLETCLSGWLTTFALRYGDKTLAVSEYTTLLLWMSLTLGRAGSSAVMMKVGEKTVQRWGLVLAALFTAGLATAHSAVTIAGFAVLLGLSLSPFFPATFALLMAERPTARQAGIVLAVSGLGAAALPWLMGVVSTKTGSLQVALGLPFAAAVMLLAMSLFAPKTREVTH; via the coding sequence ATGGCTGCAACGCGAGAATCGTTCTGGGGGTCAAGTTTGTTGAAACGTGGTACTGTTGCTCCGTCCATAGGACTCATGCACTACGGATTGATGCTTGCAGGTCTGGGGACGGCATTGCTAGGGCCGATTCTTCCCCTACTTGCGAAACAATGGGCGATGGCAGATTCGCAGAGCGGCCTTCTGATGATGGCAAAGTTCTGTGGGGCGTTCCTGGGTGGCGTGACTGTGTCGACGAGACTGCGACAGAGTCTGCTCATTGGCCTATTAGGTGGGGCGTTCGGATTTGGCGGCTTTGCTGTCGCTCCGTCGATGACGGTCGGTTGCGTTGCGTTGTTTGTAGGTGGATTTGGTCTGGGACAGATCATCACCTCAGTCAATATTCTCGCGGGACGGAGGTTTACGGAACATCGAGGGTCTGCGCTCGCGCTGCTGAACTTTTCTTTCAGCTTAGGCGCGATGCTGTCGGCACTGCTGGCAGCGTGGCTGCTTCCACGTTTCACGCTGCGGAGTGTGCTAGCAGGTTTTGCAATGCTGTTTGTCGCTGGAATCGCTGTGTTTAGTGTTCAGATGCGCATGGATGTCTCCGCGACAGAAGAAGTGAGCGTGGCTGCTTTGGAAGCTATACCTCAGTCCGGGCTGAGTAGACGCTTGTATGTGTACTTCGCGTGCTTGCTTGTACTCTATGGCGGACTAGAGACGTGTTTGAGCGGCTGGCTGACGACGTTCGCCCTGCGATACGGTGACAAAACCCTGGCAGTGAGCGAGTACACAACTCTGTTGTTATGGATGTCTCTTACCCTGGGACGAGCCGGTTCTTCAGCGGTGATGATGAAGGTGGGAGAGAAGACGGTCCAGCGTTGGGGCCTGGTGCTGGCTGCACTATTTACAGCGGGACTGGCAACGGCTCACTCGGCAGTAACCATTGCGGGGTTCGCTGTGTTACTGGGCCTGAGCTTGTCGCCGTTCTTTCCGGCAACGTTTGCGTTGCTGATGGCGGAGCGGCCAACGGCGCGCCAGGCAGGCATCGTGCTCGCCGTTTCCGGCTTAGGAGCGGCCGCTTTACCATGGCTGATGGGTGTAGTGTCGACAAAGACTGGGTCACTGCAAGTGGCACTGGGCCTCCCCTTCGCGGCTGCGGTTATGCTTCTGGCGATGAGCCTGTTTGCACCAAAAACCCGGGAAGTTACTCACTGA
- a CDS encoding S9 family peptidase, with the protein MTQSTTTPPYARQEPTPTTLHGQTLEDNYRWMRDKSSPELLTYLEAENTYTKSVMAGTEELQAKLYAEMLSHIKETDESVPYLQRGWFYYVRTLEGSQYPIHCRRLAIGPKFDESQPEEILLDVNQLAVGQPFMSVGGMSVSPDGLKLAYSTDNTGFRQYTLHIRDLKTGKDLPDTAERVGSIAWAADSTTLFYTTEDEVTKRHDHLFRHRLGDAAETDVVVYEEKDERFNLGVGKTRDGKYLLMEAGSHTTSECQFLAADSPEGQFQMIASRVNDQEYSVDHRDGLFFIRTNDVGKNFRVVTTSVKTPDRNFWVEFIPLDVNVPLEDFEVFNSFCVSSRRKLGLPTLTVTKLGEAATLGASEEIAFPEPVYSAGAHANREFDTQAFRYSYTSLVSPASVYEYDVETSVSTLLKQQEVPGGFDSKLYASERVWIEASDGVQIPASVVYRRENFNHDSKNPLYIYGYGSYGYPLSIGFSSSRLSLLDRGVVIAYAHIRGGGEMGDSWHDAGKMMVKRNTFTDFIAVAEQLVAKGYGAKNRVAIEGGSAGGLLMGAVVNERPELFKVVLSHVPFVDVMNTMLDASLPLTVAEYEEWGNPNEAEAFAYMRSYSPYDNLKAGDYPAMLVKTSLNDSQVMYWEPAKYVAKLRTLKKNDTPLLLHINMDAGHGGASGRYDYLKEIAFDYAFLLTQLGVET; encoded by the coding sequence ATGACGCAAAGTACCACTACGCCACCGTACGCCCGACAGGAACCCACGCCCACCACACTGCACGGACAGACACTTGAGGACAACTACCGCTGGATGCGGGACAAGTCCTCGCCGGAGCTGCTGACCTACCTCGAGGCGGAGAACACGTACACAAAATCGGTGATGGCCGGGACAGAAGAGCTGCAAGCCAAGCTCTATGCGGAGATGCTTTCGCACATCAAAGAGACCGACGAATCCGTTCCCTACCTGCAGCGCGGATGGTTTTATTACGTTCGGACTCTCGAAGGTAGTCAGTATCCCATCCACTGCCGTAGGTTGGCTATCGGCCCAAAGTTCGATGAGTCGCAGCCGGAAGAGATCTTGCTCGATGTAAATCAGCTCGCCGTCGGCCAGCCGTTCATGTCCGTTGGCGGCATGAGTGTAAGCCCGGACGGCCTCAAGCTGGCTTACTCGACCGACAACACCGGTTTTCGTCAGTACACACTGCACATACGCGATTTGAAAACCGGTAAAGATCTACCTGACACTGCCGAACGCGTTGGTTCGATAGCTTGGGCCGCAGACTCGACCACACTCTTTTACACAACAGAGGATGAGGTGACGAAACGTCACGACCACCTCTTCCGTCACCGGCTCGGCGACGCAGCAGAGACCGATGTTGTCGTCTACGAAGAGAAGGACGAACGCTTCAATCTCGGCGTAGGGAAGACTCGAGATGGCAAATACCTGCTGATGGAGGCGGGAAGTCATACCACGAGTGAATGCCAGTTTCTTGCTGCAGATTCACCTGAGGGACAGTTCCAAATGATTGCGTCTCGAGTGAATGATCAGGAATATTCCGTCGATCATCGTGACGGCCTGTTCTTTATCCGTACGAATGACGTTGGGAAAAACTTCCGAGTTGTTACAACGAGCGTGAAGACGCCGGATCGGAATTTCTGGGTGGAGTTTATCCCGCTCGATGTGAATGTTCCACTTGAAGACTTTGAAGTATTCAATTCATTCTGCGTAAGTTCGCGGAGAAAGCTAGGCTTGCCAACGTTGACTGTGACGAAGCTCGGAGAGGCGGCGACTCTCGGAGCTTCGGAGGAGATCGCGTTTCCCGAGCCGGTTTACTCCGCCGGAGCGCATGCCAATCGGGAGTTCGACACCCAAGCTTTCCGATACAGCTACACTTCGCTGGTTTCGCCCGCTTCAGTCTACGAATACGACGTAGAAACGAGCGTCTCTACTTTGCTTAAACAACAAGAGGTTCCAGGAGGGTTCGATTCCAAGCTCTATGCTTCAGAACGGGTCTGGATTGAGGCGTCCGATGGAGTACAGATCCCAGCTTCAGTGGTCTATCGTCGCGAAAACTTCAACCACGACTCAAAGAATCCCCTGTATATCTATGGATATGGGTCATATGGATATCCACTTTCCATAGGATTCAGCTCATCACGTCTATCGTTGCTGGATCGCGGCGTTGTGATCGCATATGCCCACATTCGAGGTGGTGGCGAGATGGGAGATTCGTGGCACGATGCTGGCAAAATGATGGTGAAACGCAACACATTTACCGACTTCATCGCCGTAGCCGAGCAGCTTGTCGCAAAGGGGTACGGAGCGAAGAATCGTGTCGCCATCGAGGGCGGCAGTGCTGGCGGGTTGCTGATGGGCGCAGTCGTCAACGAGCGCCCTGAGCTGTTCAAGGTCGTGCTGTCTCATGTGCCGTTTGTGGATGTGATGAACACCATGCTCGATGCCAGCCTTCCGCTTACTGTGGCTGAGTACGAGGAATGGGGAAATCCGAATGAGGCCGAGGCGTTTGCCTACATGCGATCCTACTCACCCTACGACAACCTCAAGGCCGGAGACTACCCCGCAATGCTGGTGAAGACCAGTCTGAACGATTCGCAGGTGATGTACTGGGAGCCGGCAAAATACGTTGCAAAGCTGCGAACCCTGAAGAAGAACGACACTCCCTTGCTGCTCCACATCAACATGGACGCCGGCCATGGCGGAGCGTCGGGACGCTACGACTACCTGAAAGAGATCGCGTTCGATTACGCGTTTCTACTCACGCAGCTCGGAGTCGAAACCTAA
- a CDS encoding ABC transporter ATP-binding protein — MSSNFGASSFGGMKSADRPTRGVGRATAADLTASRPKPKLKKVLPEIWKLVKPRRLLLAGSFLLMVVNRLCSFAVPVSSRYLINNVMYKHQLHLLPYIIGGVATATFIQGISSFALTRMLSTTGQRLISDLRMQVQEHIGRLPISFYDENRTGTLVARIMTDVEGVRNLIGTGLLDFVGGLLTAVIAFCILIRISTLMTLLTFCILVVFGLILQRAFNTIRPIFRERSKINAEVTGRLTESLGGVRVVKGYHAEDSESRVFANGISRLLTNVISSITAQSLMTLSSTMVLGVVGSLVMYLGAREIGAHRLDVGGYVEYTMLLAFMVAPIAQLVNIGTQLTEAMAGLDRTTEILNEPAEDSDPARTHVIGPIHGEVAFKDVTFAYVPDKPVLHGISFDAKPGTVTALVGSSGSGKSTIISLICGFHDANGGQVLIDGVDLATIRLSSYRQQLGVVLQETFLFDGTIRENILFSRPQATEEQLMEASRIARVDEFAERFPEKYDTVVGERGVKLSGGQRQRISIARAILADPRILILDEATSSLDSESEALIQSGLNFLMQGRTTFVIAHRLSTIRRANQILVIEQGRIVERGTHEALYKLQGRYYDLYTRQHGLETNLFLAPGEGDTIEDLAETNG; from the coding sequence ATGTCCTCTAACTTTGGAGCATCCAGCTTCGGCGGTATGAAATCCGCAGATCGCCCTACGCGTGGGGTAGGTAGGGCAACCGCGGCCGACCTTACCGCCTCGCGCCCCAAGCCCAAACTGAAGAAGGTCTTACCGGAGATATGGAAGCTCGTTAAGCCGCGCCGCCTGCTACTCGCAGGCAGCTTCCTCTTGATGGTCGTCAACAGGCTTTGCAGTTTCGCAGTGCCAGTCTCATCGCGTTATCTCATCAACAACGTGATGTACAAGCATCAACTTCATCTTCTGCCTTACATCATTGGAGGTGTCGCAACCGCCACCTTTATTCAAGGCATCAGCTCCTTTGCGCTTACCCGAATGTTATCTACTACCGGCCAGCGCCTCATCTCCGACCTTCGCATGCAGGTGCAAGAGCACATCGGCCGTCTTCCAATATCCTTCTACGACGAGAACCGTACAGGAACCCTGGTTGCCCGCATCATGACGGACGTTGAGGGCGTTCGGAATCTGATTGGAACCGGCCTGCTCGACTTTGTCGGCGGCCTGCTTACTGCCGTCATAGCCTTTTGCATCTTGATCCGCATCAGCACGCTGATGACGCTGCTCACTTTTTGCATCCTTGTCGTCTTTGGGCTCATCCTGCAGCGAGCGTTCAATACGATTCGCCCAATCTTCCGTGAGCGGTCGAAGATTAATGCGGAGGTTACGGGCCGTCTCACCGAGTCTCTCGGTGGCGTCCGAGTCGTCAAGGGCTATCACGCCGAAGACAGCGAATCCCGCGTCTTTGCAAACGGTATCAGTCGGCTACTCACCAACGTCATCAGCTCTATCACCGCGCAATCGTTGATGACGCTGTCTTCGACGATGGTTCTTGGAGTCGTTGGCTCGCTGGTCATGTACTTAGGCGCTCGTGAGATCGGCGCGCACCGTCTCGATGTCGGCGGCTATGTGGAGTACACCATGCTCCTTGCCTTTATGGTCGCTCCGATCGCCCAACTGGTGAACATCGGAACTCAGCTCACCGAGGCGATGGCCGGCCTCGATCGAACGACCGAGATCCTCAACGAACCCGCGGAGGATAGCGACCCAGCCCGCACGCACGTCATTGGACCTATCCACGGAGAGGTCGCTTTCAAAGATGTCACCTTCGCGTATGTGCCAGACAAACCCGTTTTGCACGGCATCAGCTTCGACGCGAAACCTGGCACCGTTACCGCGCTCGTTGGCTCTTCTGGCTCAGGTAAGTCCACCATCATCTCGCTCATCTGTGGCTTTCACGATGCGAATGGGGGCCAGGTGCTGATTGATGGCGTCGATCTGGCCACCATCCGTCTCTCAAGTTATCGTCAGCAACTCGGCGTAGTTCTGCAGGAGACCTTCCTCTTCGACGGCACCATTCGCGAGAACATCCTCTTCAGCCGCCCGCAGGCGACCGAGGAGCAACTCATGGAAGCAAGCCGCATCGCGCGCGTCGACGAATTCGCCGAACGCTTCCCGGAGAAGTACGACACTGTCGTGGGCGAACGCGGTGTCAAGCTCTCTGGAGGCCAGCGTCAGCGCATCTCCATCGCACGTGCCATCCTCGCAGATCCGCGCATCCTCATCCTCGACGAGGCCACCAGCTCACTCGATTCCGAATCCGAAGCGTTGATTCAGAGCGGGCTCAACTTCCTCATGCAAGGCCGGACGACGTTTGTCATCGCTCACCGGCTATCTACAATTCGGCGTGCGAATCAGATCCTGGTCATTGAGCAGGGAAGGATCGTTGAACGCGGTACCCATGAGGCACTCTATAAGCTACAGGGCCGCTACTACGACCTCTACACGCGCCAGCACGGCCTCGAAACCAACCTCTTCCTCGCTCCCGGCGAGGGCGACACGATTGAAGACCTCGCCGAGACAAACGGTTAG
- a CDS encoding SCO family protein, with protein sequence MSCTRLFLVAFVAFLAGCHHEVPSAALQSAEQKSFTIRGKVVSTDATHVTLDGEDVPGFMEAMTMDYKLKDPSVVSELHPGDRISAKVLADRDKDGNYTNIQLKDIVVIAQARPDYKPPVAYHVPTPGDQVPDFKLLNQSGRTIHLDQFKGKVVLVTFIYTRCQLADFCPRMSHNFADVDKALAADPALYKKTHLLSVSFDPTYDTPKVLRSYGGAYTGNFTNEKFAHWDFAAPSEKDLPVVTQFFNVGVTPGDSTSLTHSLSTVLIGRDGKIIEWYPNNEWKPEDVIATIRKNAA encoded by the coding sequence GTGTCTTGCACTCGTTTATTTCTTGTTGCCTTTGTCGCTTTCCTTGCTGGCTGCCATCATGAAGTTCCATCGGCGGCCCTCCAATCCGCCGAACAGAAGAGTTTCACCATCCGCGGCAAGGTCGTCTCCACCGATGCTACCCACGTCACACTCGATGGGGAAGACGTTCCCGGCTTCATGGAAGCGATGACGATGGACTACAAACTCAAAGATCCCAGCGTCGTCAGCGAGCTGCATCCCGGCGACCGCATCTCTGCGAAGGTGCTTGCGGACCGCGACAAGGACGGCAACTATACCAACATCCAGCTAAAAGATATCGTCGTCATCGCCCAGGCTCGCCCCGACTACAAGCCGCCTGTTGCCTATCATGTCCCCACGCCCGGTGATCAGGTCCCCGACTTCAAACTGCTGAACCAGAGCGGCCGCACGATTCATCTTGATCAGTTCAAAGGTAAGGTTGTCCTCGTGACCTTCATCTACACTCGTTGTCAGCTTGCTGACTTCTGCCCGCGGATGAGCCACAACTTCGCTGATGTCGACAAGGCGCTCGCTGCCGATCCGGCGCTCTATAAGAAGACTCACCTCCTCAGCGTCAGCTTCGATCCGACCTACGACACCCCGAAGGTTCTACGCAGCTATGGCGGCGCATACACGGGGAACTTCACCAACGAGAAATTTGCTCATTGGGACTTTGCCGCGCCATCAGAAAAGGATCTTCCGGTTGTTACACAGTTCTTCAACGTCGGCGTCACACCGGGAGACAGCACGTCGCTCACCCACTCTTTGTCGACCGTTCTCATTGGGAGAGACGGCAAGATCATCGAGTGGTATCCGAACAATGAATGGAAGCCAGAGGACGTGATCGCAACAATCAGAAAGAACGCCGCTTAG
- a CDS encoding DUF4142 domain-containing protein: protein MKFISARLLFLGAALLSPTLVVAQSDPMSPPAAQTQPTQTQPYPSSSSMQDSAPNSGDVGQVMKDKIFLRKAAQGGMAEVKLGQLAAQKGSSEDVRAFGQRMVDDHTKLNNDMAPVADSMGVRLPKDLSKEDQAEYDKLSSLSGNDFDMEYLSFMVKDHHKDQRDFRQEAMSTTDPTLQAAVANGAKVIHEHTVMVDKLAREKGVLVPQHGGNKMAPVPTS from the coding sequence ATGAAATTCATTTCAGCGCGCTTACTGTTCCTGGGCGCCGCGCTCTTATCTCCCACCCTTGTTGTGGCTCAGTCCGATCCGATGTCGCCTCCAGCTGCGCAGACCCAGCCAACGCAAACACAACCATATCCATCTTCGTCCTCCATGCAGGACTCGGCGCCAAACTCTGGAGATGTCGGCCAGGTAATGAAGGACAAGATCTTCCTGCGGAAGGCTGCTCAAGGAGGCATGGCGGAGGTCAAGCTCGGTCAACTAGCAGCGCAGAAGGGAAGCAGTGAGGACGTTCGGGCCTTCGGGCAAAGGATGGTGGACGATCATACAAAGCTCAACAACGATATGGCACCCGTCGCAGATTCCATGGGTGTGCGACTCCCAAAGGATTTGAGCAAAGAGGATCAGGCCGAATACGACAAACTTAGCAGCCTCTCCGGCAACGACTTCGATATGGAGTACCTGTCTTTCATGGTGAAGGACCATCACAAGGATCAGCGCGATTTTCGCCAGGAAGCAATGAGTACCACGGATCCGACCCTGCAGGCTGCCGTTGCAAACGGTGCGAAGGTCATTCACGAACACACTGTGATGGTTGATAAGCTCGCTCGCGAAAAGGGCGTTCTAGTGCCGCAACATGGCGGCAACAAAATGGCTCCTGTGCCGACTTCTTAA
- a CDS encoding TPM domain-containing protein has protein sequence MNFISRWLAVVLLVFAPSAVLTAESVSTLPAPTGYVNDFAGVLSPSTKYSLENLCTQVDRQAHAQIAVVTIKTIDGDESIEDFATALEDKWKVGAKGTDRGVLMLFVMTPRRGRIEVGYGLEGVLNDAKVGDIGRSMVPAATQGDYNTAIPLGVRQIAQAIATDAGVTLNLAQPVHQYHREQAPVQLSLTEVVLGGGVILLILFFLVKTGNTGLIFFLLGNLMGGGGGGFGGGRGRDNDRGGGGGGFGGFGGGSSGGGGASGDF, from the coding sequence ATGAACTTCATTTCACGTTGGCTAGCTGTCGTTCTTCTCGTCTTCGCACCGTCTGCCGTCCTGACGGCCGAATCAGTGAGCACGCTTCCAGCACCAACTGGTTATGTCAACGACTTTGCTGGCGTTCTGTCTCCTTCAACGAAGTACAGTCTCGAAAATCTTTGTACCCAGGTCGATCGTCAGGCCCACGCACAGATTGCCGTCGTTACGATCAAAACCATCGATGGCGACGAGTCGATTGAAGATTTCGCAACGGCTCTGGAAGACAAGTGGAAGGTTGGTGCGAAGGGGACCGATCGCGGCGTCCTGATGCTTTTTGTGATGACTCCCAGGCGAGGCCGTATCGAGGTGGGCTACGGTCTTGAAGGCGTTCTGAATGATGCCAAAGTGGGTGATATTGGCCGTTCCATGGTCCCTGCGGCAACCCAGGGAGATTACAACACGGCGATCCCCCTCGGCGTTCGTCAGATCGCCCAGGCCATCGCTACCGATGCTGGAGTTACCCTTAATCTCGCTCAGCCAGTCCACCAGTATCATCGCGAGCAGGCTCCGGTTCAACTGAGTCTCACTGAGGTTGTTCTGGGTGGTGGGGTCATCCTTCTGATCCTCTTCTTCCTCGTCAAGACAGGCAATACCGGCCTGATCTTCTTTCTGCTGGGGAATCTGATGGGCGGTGGAGGGGGTGGCTTTGGAGGAGGCCGTGGCCGCGATAACGACCGCGGTGGTGGTGGTGGTGGCTTCGGAGGGTTCGGAGGCGGCAGCTCCGGCGGCGGAGGGGCCAGTGGTGACTTTTGA